In Apium graveolens cultivar Ventura chromosome 10, ASM990537v1, whole genome shotgun sequence, the following are encoded in one genomic region:
- the LOC141690279 gene encoding laccase-22-like, producing MAYWFSAIIIFLAAVLFPAPVESAVRQYKFNVVMKNVTKLCETKSIVTVNGKFPGPTVYAREGDTVNVKVINSVKYNVTIHWHGVRQLRTGWADGPGYITQCPIQTGQSYVYNFTLVGQRGTLLWHAHISWLRATLHGAIVILPKKDVPYPFPKPHKEKLIILGEWWKSDVETVINQAMQAGLPPNLSDAHTINGRPGPVPNCSLSSGYTLHVKSGKTYLLRIINAALNDDLFFKIANHNLTVVDVDACYTKPFKTDTIFIAPGQTTNALLTADRDPGKYLIAISPFMDTVVPIDNMTGTGSLRYKGLPPFPKTTLTAMPPKNATPVAKSFLDSLRSLNSKQFPSKVPLDIDHSLLFTMGVGVNPCAKCVNGTKTVGDINNVTFVMPSTALLEAHYYGIGGVFTDDFPGNPPMAFNYTGSVPTNMQTSNGTKVYRVAYNSTVQVVLQGTSFIAPESHPTHLHGHNFYTIGRGLGNYDPEKDPKSFNLVDPVERNTMSVPTAGWTAIRFRADNPGVWFLHCHLEVHTSWGLKMAFLVDNGEGPMESLPPPPRDLPKC from the exons ATGGCTTATTGGTTTAGCGCAATTATTATATTTTTGGCAGCTGTCCTCTTTCCAGCACCAGTTGAATCAGCTGTTCGTCAATACAAGTTCAAT GTTGTGATGAAAAATGTGACAAAACTCTGTGAGACAAAGTCCATTGTTACAGTCAATGGGAAGTTTCCAGGGCCTACTGTTTATGCAAGGGAAGGTGATACAGTCAATGTGAAAGTTATTAACAGTGTCAAGTATAATGTAACAATTCATTG GCATGGCGTGCGGCAGCTAAGAACAGGTTGGGCTGATGGACCTGGATACATCACACAATGTCCAATACAGACGGGGCAGAGCTATGTGTACAACTTCACCCTCGTAGGACAGAGAGGGACATTACTTTGGCATGCACATATTTCTTGGCTCAGGGCAACTCTACATGGTGCAATTGTTATTTTGCCCAAGAAGGATGTTCCTTATCCATTTCCAAAACCTCACAAGGAAAAACTCATCATACTAG GGGAGTGGTGGAAATCAGACGTTGAAACTGTGATTAACCAGGCCATGCAGGCGGGGTTGCCACCGAATTTATCAGATGCACATACCATTAACGGACGTCCAGGGCCTGTTCCTAATTGCTCTTTGTCTTCAG GATATACATTACATGTTAAGAGTGGCAAGACATATTTGCTACGCATCATCAACGCTGCTTTAAACGATGATCTCTTCTTCAAAATTGCCAACCACAATCTAACTGTTGTTGACGTAGATGCCTGTTACACAAAACCATTCAAAACAGATACCATTTTCATAGCCCCAGGCCAAACCACAAATGCTCTCCTAACAGCAGATCGAGACCCTGGAAAATACCTTATTGCTATTTCACCTTTTATGGACACTGTAGTCCCTATTGACAACATGACCGGCACGGGTTCCCTACGTTACAAAGGTCTTCCTCCATTTCCTAAAACAACGCTTACCGCAATGCCTCCAAAAAACGCCACCCCAGTGGCAAAATCATTTCTGGATTCTCTACGAAGCCTAAACTCGAAACAGTTCCCTAGTAAAGTCCCACTGGATATTGATCATTCGTTGCTTTTTACTATGGGTGTTGGTGTTAATCCTTGTGCCAAATGTGTTAATGGAACAAAAACAGTTGGGGATATCAATAATGTGACATTTGTTATGCCTAGTACCGCTTTACTTGAAGCTCATTATTATGGAATTGGAGGTGTTTTTACTGATGATTTTCCTGGAAATCCACCAATGGCTTTTAATTATACGGGGAGTGTACCAACTAATATGCAGACTTCAAACGGGACTAAAGTTTACAGAGTCGCTTATAATTCTACAGTTCAAGTTGTGTTACAAGGTACTTCGTTTATAGCACCTGAGAGTCATCCAACACATTTGCATGGTCATAATTTCTATACTATTGGAAGGGGTTTGGGCAATTATGATCCCGAAAAGGACCCAAAATCATTTAATCTTGTTGATCCTGTTGAGAGAAACACGATGAGTGTACCTACTGCTGGCTGGACTGCAATCAGATTCCGAGCTGATAATCCAG GTGTGTGGTTTCTGCATTGTCATTTAGAAGTGCACACATCCTGGGGCTTAAAGATGGCATTTCTGGTGGATAATGGTGAAGGGCCTATGGAGTCTCTTCCGCCGCCTCCACGCGACCTCCCGAAATGCTAA
- the LOC141690280 gene encoding sedoheptulose-1,7-bisphosphatase, chloroplastic gives MEAANITCCARGTLLSSVASQHSTTSLASPRSVSASYNSKSLRSSSLFGESLRTMPRSSLKVSKSKKSALVTKCEIGDSLEEFLSKATEDKGLIRLMMCMGEAIRTIAFKVRTASCGGTACVNSFGDEQLAVDMLADKLLFEALTYSHFCKYACSEEVPELQDMGGPVEGGFSVAFDPLDGSSIVDTNFTVGTIFGVWPGDKLTGVTGRDQVAAAMGIYGPRTTYVIALKDCPGTHEFLLLDEGKWQHVKDTTEISEGKMFSPGNLRATFDNPDYKNLIDYYVKEKYTLRYTGGMVPDVNQIIVKEKGVFTNVISPTTKAKLRLLFEVAPLGLLVEQAGGYSSDGTQSVLDKVIVNLDDRTQVAYGSLNEIIRFEETLYGSSRLKTGVPVGASA, from the exons ATGGAGGCTGCTAATATTACATGTTGTGCACGTGGGACTCTTCTTTCTAGTGTCGCTTCTCAACATTCTACTACTTCACTTGCCTCTCCTCGCTCTGTTTCTGCATCTTACAACTCCAAG AGTTTAAGATCAAGCTCACTGTTTGGGGAATCATTGAGGACCATGCCAAGATCATCACTCAAGGTTTCCAAATCGAAGAAGTCTGCCCTTGTGACAAAATGTGAAATTGGTGACAGTTTG GAAGAATTCCTATCAAAAGCAACAGAGGACAAGGGGTTGATCAGATTGATGATGTGCATGGGAGAAGCGATCAGGACCATTGCCTTTAAAGTAAGAACAGCTTCCTGCGGAGGAACTGCATGTGTCAACTCTTTTGGAGATGAGCAGCTTGCAGTTGACATGCTTGCTGACAAACTCCTATTTGAG GCCTTGACCTACTCACATTTCTGCAAATATGCTTGCTCTGAGGAAGTCCCAGAGCTCCAAGATATGGGAGGTCCAGTTGAAG GAGGGTTTAGTGTCGCTTTTGATCCACTTGATGGCTCTAGTATAGTCGACACAAATTTCACTGTAGGCACCATCTTTGGTGTGTGGCCGGGAGATAAACTAACAGGGGTAACAGGAAGAGATCAAGTTGCCGCAGCCATGGGAATCTATGGACCTCGAACAACATACGTTATTGCTCTTAAAGACTGTCCCGGAACTCATGAGTTCCTTCTCCTTGACGAAG GAAAATGGCAACATGTCAAGGACACAACTGAGATTTCAGAAGGGAAGATGTTTTCACCTGGGAATCTGCGAGCAACGTTCGACAACCCTGATTACAAAAAT CTAATCGACTACTATGTCAAAGAGAAATACACACTGAGATACACCGGTGGAATGGTGCCTGATGTTAACCAG ATTATTGTGAAAGAGAAGGGAGTGTTCACAAATGTTATCTCTCCAACTACTAAAGCTAAATTAAGACTTCTATTTGAGGTGGCTCCTTTGGGGCTCTTGGTTGAGCAAGCTGGGGGATACAGTAGCGATGGCACACAGTCTGTGCTCGATAAAGTGATAGTTAATCTTGATGACAGGACTCAAGTAGCTTATGGATCCTTGAATGAGATTATACGATTTGAAGAAACACTATACGGATCCTCCAGGCTGAAGACCGGGGTGCCAGTAGGTGCTTCTGCTTAA
- the LOC141690282 gene encoding transcription factor DIVARICATA-like, translating into METLYPASHTFNSSYLMQDCRSTIWTKEENKKFESALALYDMDTPDRWIKIADMIPGKSVLDVMKQYQNLVADISDIEAGLVPIPGYLASSCTLELMKNGEFNAFKKRPMLCRSSDQEKKKGVPWTEDEHRRFLMGLQKHGKGDWRNISRNFVITKTSTQVASHAQKYYLRQQLAEGKEKRRPSIHDITTVHLTSDTQLDNHKFTTQDKTTMTPLPEKCIATPKMFVDWNHLDNGPIMDCNSTYNNQCVSYSHESALCDFKIQKGGARVADLGLLDLGFQFQSTKYQIW; encoded by the exons ATGGAAACATTGTATCCAGCTTCACATACTTTCAACTCAAGTTACTTGATGCAAGATTGCAGGAGCACAATATGGACAAAAGAAGAGAACAAGAAGTTTGAAAGTGCTCTTGCATTGTACGATATGGATACCCCGGATCGATGGATTAAAATTGCAGACATGATTCCTGGGAAATCAGTGTTAGATGTGATGAAACAGTATCAGAATTTGGTTGCTGATATTAGTGATATAGAAGCTGGTTTAGTTCCCATTCCAGGATACCTGGCTTCCTCCTGCACACTAGAATTGATGAAAAATGGCGAGTTCAATGCGTTTAAAAAACGCCCTATGCTATGTAGATCCTCTGATCAGGAGAAGAAGAAAGGTGTTCCTTGGACAGAGGATGAGCACAG GCGGTTCTTGATGGGGCTTCAAAAGCATGGAAAAGGGGATTGGAGGAACATTTCGCGTAATTTTGTAATTACGAAGACATCAACTCAAGTTGCAAGTCATGCTCAGAAATATTACCTAAGACAGCAGCTTGCAGAAGGTAAAGAAAAGAGGAGGCCTAGCATCCATGACATTACGACCGTCCATCTTACAAGTGATACTCAACTCGACAATCACAAATTTACCACTCAAGACAAGACTACTATGACTCCACTGCCAGAGAAGTGCATTGCAACACCGAAGATGTTTGTTGATTGGAACCACTTGGATAATGGACCAATCATGGACTGTAACTCAACCTATAACAACCAATGTGTGTCATATTCGCATGAGAGTGCTTTGTGTGATTTCAAAATTCAGAAGGGTGGTGCCCGTGTAGCTGACTTGGGGCTTCTGGATTTAGGATTTCAGTTCCAGTCAACCAAATATCAAATTTGGTGA